ctgcagccgcGCCACCTCTGACTCCCGCTCgccctgcagcagtgccctctcCATCTCTGCCTGGGGGGAAACAGCTGTGTCAGCACGGCCACTCCGGCTCCCTCCGCTACCCAGTGCCCACTTGGGTGCTGCCCAGACCCTCACCTCTTGTGACGTCTCCTgaagctgctgctccagctccttgACGCGGCCCTTCAGCTCATCCAGGCGGCCGAACACGCAGGCTCGCTCCTCTTCCAGCCGGTGTGCCTCCTTGGCGCGGGGGCCCGCCAGCTCCTCATGCTGCAGAGGGGCAGGTCAGCACGGCGCGGCACGGAACAGCACAGCCCGGacatccccatcccctcacCTCGTGGTGTGTGCTCTCGGTGCTGCTGCACTCCTCCTTCAGGTTCTCTTCATCCGACCTCTCCAGGCTCTCCCTCTGCCGCAGAAcacccagctcctctgcagcacggcccagccctgctgtgcccctcGGTGCCCGCCGGCCGGCATCCGCATGGCCAGGCAGCAGCTCGGAGCCGTCTGTCTTGGTGTACTCAGCACAGAGGTTCAGGATGGTCTCCAGACGCTGCCGCTCCTGCAGGGAGGTTTGGTCAGTGCAGACCTGCAGCACCCACCCCCGTGCCCACCAACATCCCCCACCAGCATGGCTGCCTGCATTGCTGCGGGGTGCAGGgcttgctgctgtgcccagggaggggacatAGTGCCTGTCTGGCAGCAGGGCACATACATAGAGACTGCAGCGTGACGGTGCCAGGGCCAACATCCCCACATTGAGGAAGGAAAACTGTTTCTGGGGAGcgctggctgccagcagctcaccacATCCACAGCAGCAGACTCGGGGCACTTCCCTGTttcccagcagcatcccctgtGTGTCACCCTGCCCTGCGTGTCCCACTCCCACGCACCCCGGGTCATCACCACCTCTGCACACAGGAAGTGCTTCCTCCAGCTCTGGGCACATCGCCCACGTTGGGAAATCCCAGCTGCCCCGATGAACTTCCAGCACTCTGCACTGCTCCATGCCCCAGCCCAGTGCACTCAaccagccccaggcagcagtcAGAGCGTCGGCCCGCAGTGTGTGTGGTATGCCCAGGGCTGGAGACAGACTAATTAcagacagcagccccagccGAACACCGTGCTGCCTCTGCAAGGGGCTATTTCTAGGTGGTGATTCAGGCTGTCTGTGCCTGCCGTGACTCAGGACTGAGTAAACAGGGCTCCTGCTGCCCCTGCCATGGCATGGGGGTGGGCAGAGGgcaggcagcacccagcagggtCCTGGATGGCACCTGGGAAGGTGAACGCAGCCGAGGCATCCTCAGGGCACCTCAAGTCCTCCAGGGTGCAGGCTGTGCCAAACCACCAGGGAAACACAGGTGGTACCTCACACAGCCATgggcagcactgggtgcagtgctggtggggacACACACGTATCTCCTGCACCGCACACCCCATCTGGTGTGTCAAAGAGCACTCCGCTGGCCTCGCTGCCCCTGCAGTccctggctgctcccagcaatccactgggcagcagggagagacaGATGCACAAGGCAAGCCCCACCCAGGCAGCTGCTCGCTCTATAAAAACTCTATCCCCATCCCTAAATATAGAGATGCAATGCCCACAGAGCCTCCCAGCAGTCGCCAGCCGGGAACAGCATCTGCACACCACGCGCAGGCAGCCGCTGTGTCCCCGCCGAGCCgcagccctggcacagcacGCTTCACTTTGCAAACCCGGAGGCACTAAAAATTACACGTCCACAACCGAAGGCAGCCGTGCACATCAGAACAACGCTGTCCCAGGGCTGAGCCCGTAGATTTCCCtggctgctgcaagcagagggGCTTGGTGCGAGGCAGCAGTACCCTGCACACCGGGGGCACCAACTGCCACTCCTGGCCCTAATCTCTCCGGATAAGCTCGAGCCTAGGAGCCCGTTCACAACATTCATAAGCTGCCGTCAGCAAAATCCCCAAGAGAAAAGGCCTacattttgaaaacaacagaagctCAAAGCCATTCGCAAAGAGGCCACCTCGCACTCGTCGGGGCTGCCCCCGGCCCCTCCCACCCTTGGCTCCAGCTGCCAAATCCGGGCCAGGACCCcctcccacagccagcagcccccCGCGCCCCTCGGCTCACCAGGCGCTCCATCTCCTGCTCCCGCATCCGCTCCTCGCGCTGCCGCCGGTGGTACTCCAGCAGATCGTCCTCGTTGTCGCTGATCTCGGTGATGCTGTTCTTACGCTCCCGCACGCCCGCCGGCAGCCGCACATCCACCGACAGCTTCCTCTGGGCGCGGGGGCTCTGCCGGGGCGAGGGCACGGCCAGGGAGCCCAGGCTGTGTGCGGGGCTCAGGCAGGAGCTGAAGCTGGGCCGGCGTGCGGACGGCTCCGTCGACAGCGGGGACGAGGGGCTCCCGGCCCTGCTGTTCCTGCCGCCCGCGGGGCTCGGCTCCTCGTGGCCCTTGCGCCTGGTTCGGGGGCTTCCAGGGACCTCCCTGCCCAGCCGGGGctgcggggatggggcatcGGGGGCCGCCCGGGGGCTGGCAGCTCGGCGTGACAAGGACGGGCTGAGGGGCGGCAGCTCCCGCATGCTCTCCACGTTCCTCCGGGCCGCCCGCGGGCTCTCGGGGGGCTGCAGCCCACGGCCGCTCTGGCTGCCGTGCGCCGGCCCCACGGCGTCCGGGAGAAGCCTGGCTGCAGACTGCCGGCCGGGAGCGGGAGGGTCCCGCGGCTCTCGGAAGGGGCTGGGCGGCCgctcctgcagggctgtccGCACCCGCGGCACAGAGGAGCCCAATGTCCGGGGGGCTGCCCGGGGGCTGCCGGGCGGCTGGGCGCGGGGACTGCCCGCCCTGTGCTCCCCGAGGGGGTGCGGGACGGCGGGGCTGTCCAGGGTACCCCGCCAGGCGCGGGGGCTCTCCGCCGGCCGAGTGTCACTGGGGCCCCCGTAGGGCGGCGGCGGTGGGCGCTGCGCGGGGGGCTGCACGGCGTGGTTGTAGCTGGAGGAGCGGAGCGGCACGACGGGGGGCACGGCCGGgccctgctcctggctgctgggCGAGTGGCTGGTGTAGCCGCCGCTGCTGGCGGGCGAGGACAGTGGGGAGAAGGGCGGCGAGGCGTTCTCGTAGCTGGAGCCCCCCGAGGCGGCACCGGGGCTCAGTGGGGGGGACAAGAGGCAGCGCCCACCCCCGTTCACCATGGGGCAGAGCGGGGACTGCCCGCGGGAAGGCGGCTTCTTGCTGGGGGACACCGGATCCTCCAGCACCAGCGAGTCCATGATGTCCTGCAAGTCCTTCTCGATGGAGCTCACCAGGGAGCTGTGGCTGGGCTCCCGCGCGGGCAGTTGGCGGCTGCCATTCACCAGGGCCTCGGGCTCTGTGGGCAGACGTGGGAGTGGGCGTCACAGCGGGTAGGGGCACCacgcagccctgctcctgcagcccctgagcagcacagctctgcagacagccCCTCACCCAGCCCAGCTCCGCTCCACGCTGCCTTGCAGGGCTTGCAGAGGGCACACTGATGGGGCAGGAGAGGGAGGCTGGCACCCAGCTGACAGACCAAAGTTTGGTTCACTTCCATTAAACCCTCCCTCCCCACAGTGCAAGGCTCCTGCCTGCAAAATCATACTGTGCACAGCCAGCCAGGAGGGCACAGGCACGCTGGCATGCAGCCTCCCTGCCTGAGCCCGGCCCGAGGCCGTGGTGTGTCTGGACACAGCTCTGCGTGCCACCGATGTGCCTGTCACTCAAAGGACACACTAATAACAGCAGTGGCTGCTCCTGGACAGGACAGCGTCACCACGCTGGTGTGCAGCGGCACCACACTGGTAGATCTTGAGCTGCCACAGCAAAACAGAGAGGCAGCAGGCAAACACCAGCATGAGGCCTGACACCAACCTGACCCCTGCTCCATGCGCACCAGGAGTGCATCCCTGCTGAGAGGGACACCATCAGCCCCACGGCCCGGGTGGGACCCAGAGCAGTAGGCATCATCTCTGCACATGCAGTCCTGCCTGGTGTCACAGGGGACAAAGATACAACCAGGGaccaggagggcagcagccatGGGCAGTTGCAGGATGCTCAGGGGACACAGCACCTCCTCACGTCCTTACCCCCTGTTCCCAGCTGTAGAGCCTGATGTATTCCTGGCCCTCAGCACTGTGCACATGGCACAAATCATACCACGAGCTCACAGCATCCTGCCCTGGTGCTAAGCAGGGTGCAGCTGCACAGACCCAACAAGAACCAGTGCCTGGTGACTTCCAGCACCCACAGCATCCTGTGCCTGACACCAGCTGCCACTAGGGAagggctgggggctgtcccAGAACTGAGCAGGTCCCTGCCACCTCTCAGTGGGGAGGGACCACACTGGGAGCCAGCCAGCAGcaaacagtgctgctgaaagccccagctgtgccctgctcagGGATGCACAGCCATGGAGACAGTGTGGGGATGGCACGTGGGAGCTGCCAGCCTGGATCAGCACAGGGCCTATCTCATCCCCCTCCCTAGAGCCTGTGCTGGAGGCAGGGACCTCGTGCCTCACAGACAGACACAGTGAGATAAGCAGCTGCTTCAATTAagtgctgcagccagggaaACGGCCTTCGCAGCCTCCTTGTAGCCAGCCCTGCATGTAAACAGCAGTTCTCAGGCAGCAGGGGGATCTGCGTGCGCCCAACCCTACGCTCCTGGGCTGAGCGAGgactgccccagcagcagcacagcccccagacCCACACACAGTAGGGGGCTCGGGTTGGGCAGAAATGCTCTTCCCAGCCACCATTAATAATTAACAGACATCAGCACAGCCACCAGGTTGAATCATCAGCCAACGAAGGCACAACGGAGGGCATCGCAGGAGTCCAGATCCCACTGTGATGCTGGGTGACCTTGCACAGCCCTGTCCTCCCACCCGTACCCAGGAGAACTCCAAACAAGGTCAGGGGGATGcttgctgcaggcagcttgCAATGGGACTCTGGAGAGCCCTAACATCCCCATAGACCCACCAGGTTGAAGAAGGGCCACCTACTTGCTGGCAGTCCGTATAGAGCCGCAGGGCTCCTGCCTCCTGCCGGGATCATGCTCTTCATCCACTTGGCTTCAGCGGGGTGGTTGAAGCGGAGGAAGGTCGCCTGGCCCAGGCAGATGGTGCACCCTGGGGAGAGAGGGGGTTCAGCTCCAGGGTGGGGGGCACGGCTGGAATCCAGGTCACTGCCCGCCATCCCCACGGCCCGGCGCATCCCGCACACAGGCACAGCTGGGGCCAcgcacagagcagggctggcagcactCCAGTGCTGCCGCCAGCTGCAGACAAGACAGCTCCTGTCCGCTGTAGGAGAATGCTTCTTGGCCCAAACCCGGAGCCTTCGCAGGGAAGGCTGCCGATTCGCCATCGGGGAGGAATGCAGGGACAGGAGCCAGGCTGCGCCAGCCccagggaacagcagcagaggctgcagatgGTCCCCGCTGAGCGCAGGCGGCTCAGACGCTGTGCAGCGCTCACTGCACGGCTGCACGCCGGGGGACAGGCAGGGCAGTAGGGCCGGGTggcacagggagggcagcagccccACTGAGAGCTGCATTCACTGCTCTGCCACCGCCTGCGTGCAGCTCAGTGTGCAGCAGCGGGAAGTGCTGCCCACACCCGTCCTGCAAGGGCTGTAAAAGGCGACTCAGAGGCACACACCGGTGTGTGAAGAAGCATCCGGAAGCCACGGTGCCAAAGTCCCACACGTGCACCAAGCGCAGGGTTCTGGGAGCGGGCAGCACACGGCCGGCCGCCTTCCCCATggggctgctgccagccagcaccATACCGGTGGTGCGAGGCTCCTATCTGGCAGCCACGCTGCCGACACACCCCGCTTTGAAGCACCTCCAGGACCCCAGGGAGAGGCTCACTCCTCGCTGTCAGCCGCAGCTGAAAATCCCTTGCTGGAGGGGACGCATTTTttggagcagctgagctggcagcacgcagccaaaatgcagccccagCCTCAGCCCCAGAAGAGCAGGTGGGTCCGGATGGAGGGAGCTGGGCCGGGAAATCCCCAGGCAGGCGGTGGGAAGGGGAGTGGGGAACATGTACAGGGATCACCCTATGCCAGGTATGGGGGAGCAGAAATAACAGGAGTGCACACGCCGACCCCAGGTCCCACCAGGGAACCGGCAAAGGGCAGCCCGGGGCCCTATGTGACACCAACATGCGGATCAGCTCCGGGCAACGCAGATCGCACCAGGCTAAGAGAAGCCCCGCACGTGTTGGGTTCAGCTGGCAGAGCCACTCAGCACTCCGATGTGTCCCCGTGCAGATGGGCCCGGCTCTTCCATGCTTTTCCAGGAGCTGCtcttcccagagctgtggtCACCGCCCTCCTTCtccatgccccccccccatgcccatCCCGAAGGAGCCGTGTGTGATGCCCAGATAGTGTGGACACGGGGACATCAACAGCGCTGCACCCATCGCCCATCGGGtccttttctcctccatccATGTGGCTTTCATTGTCCTCCGGGGGAGGCGACCCGCTGCAAGACCCTGCCCCTCCGGAGCACCCAGCCGCCTCCTGCGGGGGGAGCGAGGGAAGGTGCGAGGAACaccttctccctgcagcagcaaagggacCGAACGGCCCCCGGCCCGGCTCTGGGAGGCTGCGCACCGGCCGAGCCCCGCCGCcagccgcccctccccgcccggcAGTGCGGGAGCCCCCCGGCCCGCGGCTCCCAGGCCTTTGTGCGGCTTCCCCGGCCCGGGAGCGCCTCGGATAAATCACCGTCGCTAATGAGAGGCTGTCAAAGGAGCGCAGGATCCGGATTTCTAACTCCGGCGCAACCCGACACCGCGGGCGATGAATGAAATGGCGGATGGAGAAAGGCTGAAAGCAGCCACCGCTGTCGGAGGGGCCGGGCTGCCCGGAGCCGACCCCCGCCCGGAGCCCCCGCCCCGGCTGCCCGCGGAGGCGCGGTGCCCGAAGCCCGACCCGGTGACAGCTCGGCATCGCCCCCGCCCCACGGCCCGGTCCCGACAGACGGATACAGACAGATGGAGGACGATAAACGAGCGAGACGGCGCTGGCGGCGAGGCGACAGGCGGCAGCTCCGCGGGGCGCCGGCAGCCCCGGGCCGCCAAACAAAGCCCAGAACGGGCGCGGTGCCCTCCGCCCCTCCCAGCGCCCTCCTCGTTGCACCCCCCGCGCCTCCGGGCACGGACACGCGTGGCCATCCCCCCCTGCCACCGCCGCGCCGCACTCACCGAGCCCGAGCCGCCCGctggccgccgccgccgcccgggcAGCGGGAGCCGAGCACCGGACCGCCCCGGGGAGGGGCCGCGCGGGCGGGGCGGCTCCGCGGGGCACGGACGGCGCTCCCGGCGCGGCAGCGTGGGGACCCCGGGACCAGAAAGAGTGATTCACGGACAAAATGGGCAGGCACGGAAAATGTGAGCGCGGCCGTGAGGAAGGCACCCGCTGCGCTCTGCGTATCGGCGCTGCCCGCGGTGGTGGCCGCTTGGGGTCCCCGCTCCTCTCCCGGGAACCGCCCCGAGCTCCCCCCACGCTCACAGGGGGGCTGTGGCGGGACGAGGGGGTCCAAGCCCCTCCAGCCACACGGGGCCGTCTGAGTACCCGGGCCCTCTGCTCCTCGCAGACATCGGCAACAGGTCTTGAGGTGGTTTCCTTCTGGAGCGAAGACAACCCCTGAAATGTGCCACACCTCCAGCCAGGAGCTGCGGGTGCGGTACCGGCAGTGGCAGGATGGCTCCGGAGATAGGTGTGCTATCCGATGGCACAGCCGTGCCCAGGACGGCCGGATCCTGCCCGGGAGCTGCTAACAGTGATCTATCCACAGCCCTACCTTGAGTGAGGCGCGTGGGCCGCTGGATCGTCACGCCGTCGATGGTGCAGGCGTTGCCGCAGGGGTGCAGGGTGAGCGTCCCTCGCACGTTCTCGATGTAGCAGTGCTCAGGCGCCAGCCCCGGGCCCTGCAGGACGATGTCCTTCGCAGCCGTGCCAATCATGGTCCTCCCTGCAGAGAGAGAGGCTGAGCATCCCCTCTGTCCTGAGGTCAGATGGGCTCCCAGCCATGCCCACGGGGATCCCTGCGGAGCCGCCACAGGCAGCAAGCAGCTACCCGGGTTGGGGTGCACCCAAACGTGGGGATGCTCCAGCAGTCAGCACTCACCTTCCTCCAGTGGCAGCAGTGTGATAGCGGTGCTGAGGCGGCCGCTGCCCAGGCTCACCAAGTGAGGCTTCTCTGTCTGCACCTTCAGCCCTTTGCCTGTGTCTATCAGGTCCAGGGGGCTGTTCTGCAAGGGTCAGAGCAGGATGGgtcagggctgtgcagcactgtgagcaggGGCAGCCCTCACACGTGTCCTGCTCGGCCCCTCCTGGAGCAAGCAGAGACAGAAGCCGCCTCTGTTCCTGCTGTACACCACAGTAACAGGTCATAAACATTTACAGGCTCTTTATCTTTCCACGGCACAGGATGAGAAGGGAGGGGTGCACATGGCACCTGTGGCAGCAGCCTGCTCCTttgtgctgcctgctctgccgctctctgcagcacctctcctgcctGCACCCATGTGCCCTCTGACATGCCTGCGTGTGTATGGCCATGAAGACAGAGGGGCGGAGGCCAGATAGGACAGACAGGAGGATGCAGACAGCCCAGGGCTCATTCCCTCCTatgctgccagccctggggagctgcacCAGGAGTGTGCCCAGGTCAGGTCCCGCAGGGAAGATCCCTGAGGCTTGGGCTGCTTCTAAGAGGATCCAAGGCAGCAGCCACTTAACTCAATTGGCTTTACTGCCGATCCTGTAATAGGATTGGGGTGAGGAGTGGGTGAGGAGGAGAGcattgcagcagggctggtgcagAGGGGAAGGGCTCCTTGCTGCATTCCTATGCTCCAGCAGGGCTTCGGTACTGCCGTCACAGCCAGGactctcttcccctccctgcatCCTGTGCTACTGAGGCAGGACCCTGCCACGTGCTGGGGCACGACTCGCCTTGCCTGCTGCAACCCTGTGCCTCACCTGGATGATGGTCTGCACCCTGCGGGTCGGGCTGGTGGTGGTCCTGCTGGGAGCCTCCATTGTGTTCGCACGGAGGCGCCTGGCGATGTTAGGCACGGGCTGGGAGAGACAGAGATGTTGGTATGAGTACCTGTGTGGGCACAACCGCACAGGGCTCCGGCTGTGCTGCAGAATCCGTGCTCAACTCCTGTCTCCAGCCTTGCAGCAGCCGCCGAATGCTGGTGCGCATCCCTGCCCAGCAAGCACAGGCTCCAGCACCATGGAACACCCGCATGCATGCTAATCATAGGAAGCAGCCATCACGCTGGCACAACCCTACATatgctgcagaaaacagacCCCACTACACACTGGGAGTGGTCGGCAGCTGGGCCCTTATGGCCACAGGcagacacagcagagcagcatccaGCTGTTCGCAGCAACATCTGCCTCAGTGcgcagcagctcagtgcagcccGGCACACCCACACACGCCTGACTCCAGCACCCAGCTGCGTGCCTTCATCCCCATCTCTGCACAGGCCGGCAGCAGCCAGATTTGGGGGTGCACGAACTCAGTGCTGCGTCCCCTCCCACCTCCGGCACCCAGAGCCAGCGGGGCAGCAGGGACACGGCTGCCACTGCCCACCCCTCTG
The sequence above is drawn from the Gallus gallus isolate bGalGal1 chromosome 24, bGalGal1.mat.broiler.GRCg7b, whole genome shotgun sequence genome and encodes:
- the PHLDB1 gene encoding pleckstrin homology-like domain family B member 1 isoform X17, which translates into the protein MLGSVAPLRTGSGRQPRQHVGAVGSLPPRLPLSARTRTGWQPVPNIARRLRANTMEAPSRTTTSPTRRVQTIIQNSPLDLIDTGKGLKVQTEKPHLVSLGSGRLSTAITLLPLEEGRTMIGTAAKDIVLQGPGLAPEHCYIENVRGTLTLHPCGNACTIDGVTIQRPTRLTQGCTICLGQATFLRFNHPAEAKWMKSMIPAGGRSPAALYGLPAKPEALVNGSRQLPAREPSHSSLVSSIEKDLQDIMDSLVLEDPVSPSKKPPSRGQSPLCPMVNGGGRCLLSPPLSPGAASGGSSYENASPPFSPLSSPASSGGYTSHSPSSQEQGPAVPPVVPLRSSSYNHAVQPPAQRPPPPPYGGPSDTRPAESPRAWRGTLDSPAVPHPLGEHRAGSPRAQPPGSPRAAPRTLGSSVPRVRTALQERPPSPFREPRDPPAPGRQSAARLLPDAVGPAHGSQSGRGLQPPESPRAARRNVESMRELPPLSPSLSRRAASPRAAPDAPSPQPRLGREVPGSPRTRRKGHEEPSPAGGRNSRAGSPSSPLSTEPSARRPSFSSCLSPAHSLGSLAVPSPRQSPRAQRKLSVDVRLPAGVRERKNSITEISDNEDDLLEYHRRQREERMREQEMERLERQRLETILNLCAEYTKTDGSELLPGHADAGRRAPRGTAGLGRAAEELGVLRQRESLERSDEENLKEECSSTESTHHEHEELAGPRAKEAHRLEEERACVFGRLDELKGRVKELEQQLQETSQEAEMERALLQGERESEVARLQQEQEVVQQLQEKLSSLDASIRKERDKEAEALETETKLFEDLEFQQLERESRLEEERETRSQQLLQSRAEYHRSIARRKERVAALDAQAAQIRLQSTQEAERLAQERNDILRLLQKEKEKLASLERRYQLVTGGRSFPKMSSALKEVYRAKMEGDTGALTPRMKSGTPSSSQLNISVLGRSPSPKGPLHAPSHAGSLPRNLAATLQDIETKRQLALQQKGQQVIEEQKRRLAELKQKAAAEAQSQWEALHGQSPFPPSYPPLMHHSILHHHHAHGVGPRAEELDHAYDTLSLESSDSMETSISTGNNSACSPDNMSSASGMDAGKIEEMEKMLKEAHAEKSRLMESREREMELRRQALEDERRRREQLERRLQDETARRQKLVEKEVKLREKHFSQARPLTRYLPIRKEDFDLRLHIESSGHSVDTCYHVILTEKMCKGYLVKMGGKIKSWKKRWFVFDRMKRTVSYYVDKHETKLKGVIYFQAIEEVYYDHLRSAAKSPNPALTFCVKTHDRLYFMVAPSAEAMRIWMDVIVTGAEGYTQFMN
- the PHLDB1 gene encoding pleckstrin homology-like domain family B member 1 isoform X9, which codes for MLGSVAPLRTGSGRQPRQHVGAVGSLPPRLPLSARTRTGWQPVPNIARRLRANTMEAPSRTTTSPTRRVQTIIQNSPLDLIDTGKGLKVQTEKPHLVSLGSGRLSTAITLLPLEEGRTMIGTAAKDIVLQGPGLAPEHCYIENVRGTLTLHPCGNACTIDGVTIQRPTRLTQGCTICLGQATFLRFNHPAEAKWMKSMIPAGGRSPAALYGLPAKPEALVNGSRQLPAREPSHSSLVSSIEKDLQDIMDSLVLEDPVSPSKKPPSRGQSPLCPMVNGGGRCLLSPPLSPGAASGGSSYENASPPFSPLSSPASSGGYTSHSPSSQEQGPAVPPVVPLRSSSYNHAVQPPAQRPPPPPYGGPSDTRPAESPRAWRGTLDSPAVPHPLGEHRAGSPRAQPPGSPRAAPRTLGSSVPRVRTALQERPPSPFREPRDPPAPGRQSAARLLPDAVGPAHGSQSGRGLQPPESPRAARRNVESMRELPPLSPSLSRRAASPRAAPDAPSPQPRLGREVPGSPRTRRKGHEEPSPAGGRNSRAGSPSSPLSTEPSARRPSFSSCLSPAHSLGSLAVPSPRQSPRAQRKLSVDVRLPAGVRERKNSITEISDNEDDLLEYHRRQREERMREQEMERLERQRLETILNLCAEYTKTDGSELLPGHADAGRRAPRGTAGLGRAAEELGVLRQRESLERSDEENLKEECSSTESTHHEHEELAGPRAKEAHRLEEERACVFGRLDELKGRVKELEQQLQETSQEAEMERALLQGERESEVARLQQEQEVVQQLQEKLSSLDASIRKERDKERAKVDAERKELEKLRALYNESKSHLDNCPESMREQLREQMRREAEALETETKLFEDLEFQQLERESRLEEERETRSQQLLQSRAEYHRSIARRKERVAALDAQAAQIRLQSTQEAERLAQERNDILRLLQKEKEKLASLERRYQLVTGGRSFPKMSSALKEETLHISEPYELLEGSKPLSPPVGAAASLASPSAHSYPKAQEEYMRLSDVFRFYSNAYGSSLDTKASAAAPAAAQRSFLLAVPPAANEVYRAKMEGDTGALTPRMKSGTPSSSQLNISVLGRSPSPKGPLHAPSHAGSLPRNLAATLQDIETKRQLALQQKGQQVIEEQKRRLAELKQKAAAEAQSQWEALHGQSPFPPSYPPLMHHSILHHHHAHGVGPRAEELDHAYDTLSLESSDSMETSISTGNNSACSPDNMSSASGMDAGKIEEMEKMLKEAHAEKSRLMESREREMELRRQALEDERRRREQLERRLQDETARRQKLVEKEVKLREKHFSQARPLTRYLPIRKEDFDLRLHIESSGHSVDTCYHVILTEKMCKGYLVKMGGKIKSWKKRWFVFDRMKRTVSYYVDKHETKLKGVIYFQAIEEVYYDHLRSAAKSPNPALTFCVKTHDRLYFMVAPSAEAMRIWMDVIVTGAEGYTQFMN
- the PHLDB1 gene encoding pleckstrin homology-like domain family B member 1 isoform X8: MLGSVAPLRTGSGRQPRQHVGAVGSLPPRLPLSARTRTGWQPVPNIARRLRANTMEAPSRTTTSPTRRVQTIIQNSPLDLIDTGKGLKVQTEKPHLVSLGSGRLSTAITLLPLEEGRTMIGTAAKDIVLQGPGLAPEHCYIENVRGTLTLHPCGNACTIDGVTIQRPTRLTQGCTICLGQATFLRFNHPAEAKWMKSMIPAGGRSPAALYGLPAKPEALVNGSRQLPAREPSHSSLVSSIEKDLQDIMDSLVLEDPVSPSKKPPSRGQSPLCPMVNGGGRCLLSPPLSPGAASGGSSYENASPPFSPLSSPASSGGYTSHSPSSQEQGPAVPPVVPLRSSSYNHAVQPPAQRPPPPPYGGPSDTRPAESPRAWRGTLDSPAVPHPLGEHRAGSPRAQPPGSPRAAPRTLGSSVPRVRTALQERPPSPFREPRDPPAPGRQSAARLLPDAVGPAHGSQSGRGLQPPESPRAARRNVESMRELPPLSPSLSRRAASPRAAPDAPSPQPRLGREVPGSPRTRRKGHEEPSPAGGRNSRAGSPSSPLSTEPSARRPSFSSCLSPAHSLGSLAVPSPRQSPRAQRKLSVDVRLPAGVRERKNSITEISDNEDDLLEYHRRQREERMREQEMERLERQRLETILNLCAEYTKTDGSELLPGHADAGRRAPRGTAGLGRAAEELGVLRQRESLERSDEENLKEECSSTESTHHEHEELAGPRAKEAHRLEEERACVFGRLDELKGRVKELEQQLQETSQEAEMERALLQGERESEVARLQQEQEVVQQLQEKLSSLDASIRKERDKERAKVDAERKELEKLRALYNESKSHLDNCPESMREQLREQMRREAEALETETKLFEDLEFQQLERESRLEEERETRSQQLLQSRAEYHRSIARRKERVAALDAQAAQIRLQSTQEAERLAQERNDILRLLQKEKEKLASLERRYQLVTGGRSFPKMSSALKEETLHISEPYELLEGSKPLSPPVGAAASLASPSAHSYPKAQEEYMRLSDVFRFYSNAYGSSLDTKASAAAPAAAQRSFLLAVPPAANEVYRAKMEGDTGALTPRMKSGTPSSSQLNISVLGRSPSPKGPLHAPSHAGSLPRNLAATLQDIETKRQLALQQKADPLPAEPLQPGDVPGQQVIEEQKRRLAELKQKAAAEAQSQWEALHGQSPFPPSYPPLMHHSILHHHHAHGVGPRAEELDHAYDTLSLESSDSMETSISTGNNSACSPDNMSSASGMDAGKIEEMEKMLKEAHAEKSRLMESREREMELRRQALEDERRRREQLERRLQDETARRQKLVEKEVKLREKHFSQARPLTRYLPIRKEDFDLRLHIESSGHSVDTCYHVILTEKMCKGYLVKMGGKIKSWKKRWFVFDRMKRTVSYYVDKHETKLKGVIYFQAIEEVYYDHLRSAAKSPNPALTFCVKTHDRLYFMVAPSAEAMRIWMDVIVTGAEGYTQFMN
- the PHLDB1 gene encoding pleckstrin homology-like domain family B member 1 isoform X16, with the translated sequence MLGSVAPLRTGSGRQPRQHVGAVGSLPPRLPLSARTRTGWQPVPNIARRLRANTMEAPSRTTTSPTRRVQTIIQNSPLDLIDTGKGLKVQTEKPHLVSLGSGRLSTAITLLPLEEGRTMIGTAAKDIVLQGPGLAPEHCYIENVRGTLTLHPCGNACTIDGVTIQRPTRLTQGCTICLGQATFLRFNHPAEAKWMKSMIPAGGRSPAALYGLPAKPEALVNGSRQLPAREPSHSSLVSSIEKDLQDIMDSLVLEDPVSPSKKPPSRGQSPLCPMVNGGGRCLLSPPLSPGAASGGSSYENASPPFSPLSSPASSGGYTSHSPSSQEQGPAVPPVVPLRSSSYNHAVQPPAQRPPPPPYGGPSDTRPAESPRAWRGTLDSPAVPHPLGEHRAGSPRAQPPGSPRAAPRTLGSSVPRVRTALQERPPSPFREPRDPPAPGRQSAARLLPDAVGPAHGSQSGRGLQPPESPRAARRNVESMRELPPLSPSLSRRAASPRAAPDAPSPQPRLGREVPGSPRTRRKGHEEPSPAGGRNSRAGSPSSPLSTEPSARRPSFSSCLSPAHSLGSLAVPSPRQSPRAQRKLSVDVRLPAGVRERKNSITEISDNEDDLLEYHRRQREERMREQEMERLERQRLETILNLCAEYTKTDGSELLPGHADAGRRAPRGTAGLGRAAEELGVLRQRESLERSDEENLKEECSSTESTHHEHEELAGPRAKEAHRLEEERACVFGRLDELKGRVKELEQQLQETSQEAEMERALLQGERESEVARLQQEQEVVQQLQEKLSSLDASIRKERDKEAEALETETKLFEDLEFQQLERESRLEEERETRSQQLLQSRAEYHRSIARRKERVAALDAQAAQIRLQSTQEAERLAQERNDILRLLQKEKEKLASLERRYQLVTGGRSFPKMSSALKEVYRAKMEGDTGALTPRMKSGTPSSSQLNISVLGRSPSPKGPLHAPSHAGSLPRNLAATLQDIETKRQLALQQKADPLPAEPLQPGDVPGQQVIEEQKRRLAELKQKAAAEAQSQWEALHGQSPFPPSYPPLMHHSILHHHHAHGVGPRAEELDHAYDTLSLESSDSMETSISTGNNSACSPDNMSSASGMDAGKIEEMEKMLKEAHAEKSRLMESREREMELRRQALEDERRRREQLERRLQDETARRQKLVEKEVKLREKHFSQARPLTRYLPIRKEDFDLRLHIESSGHSVDTCYHVILTEKMCKGYLVKMGGKIKSWKKRWFVFDRMKRTVSYYVDKHETKLKGVIYFQAIEEVYYDHLRSAAKSPNPALTFCVKTHDRLYFMVAPSAEAMRIWMDVIVTGAEGYTQFMN